The nucleotide sequence CGCCTCCTTGCGGCTGGTCAGCAGCAGCGGCAGATCGTCGTCCAGCTCGGCGTTGACGCGCCGTACGGCCTGCGCCCAGCCGGGCCGGGCCAGTTCGTCGAAGCCGTCCAGGACCGGCATGACCAGCCCCGAGTCCAGCAGGGCGCGGGCCAGGGTACGACGGCCGTCGGCGGCGGCGAGCGGCGGGTAGTCGGCGGCCAGCCGCTCGGCGAGCCAGTCGCGCAGCCCCGTACGCCAGGGGTCCCAGCCGGCCAGCGGGACGATCACCGGGACCGGGCCGCCCGGTGTCCGCACGGCCAGCCGGCCGAGGACGAACCGCAGCGCCAGCACGCTCTTGCCGGAGCCCGGACCGCCCAGCACCACCAGCCGCCGGCCGGACGGCACCGGGAAGGGGTCGGCGACGTGCTGCACCACGGCGTCGCGCGGGGCGGGCAGCGGCTGGCCGCGCCGGATGTTCTCCGGGTGGTCCGCCAGCCGCCGGTCGGCCGGGGCCCAGCGCACCTCGATGGGCATCGGGTCCCGCAGCCGCCGGGACCGCGCCTCCGCCGCCCACTGGTCCCGGACCACCTCGGCCAGCGCGTCGGCGGCCCGGCGCCGGTCCTCGGCCGCCGAGCGCAGCGGCGGGTCCCCGTCGCCGCGCAGGATGTCGGCCACCAGGGCCACCACCGACACGAACGCGCCGATCGCGGAGATCAGGACGCCCGCGACCGCCGCGTCCAGCCACCAGAACCGCAGGACCGCCGCGAGCGCGGCGAGCGCGGCACCGCACGCGGCGAACCCGAGACGCCGCCGTGCCCGCGCAGTGTGCCAACCGCCTCGCATATGACCGCTCCCCGCACCGGACCTCGTCCCACTCGGCCTCTGTCCCATCCGACTGTTGTCGGAAAGATCCGTTTTAGCCGTAGAGAAGGTGTTAAACACGCACTTCGAAACACGTTCGAGGGAGCGCACGGAAGTGTTCGGGGGCGGATGGAGGTGCGAATGCGTGTGAGGGGCGGTTCCGTCGGCACGGAACCGCCCCTCACACGGCGTCTACTTCCGCTTGCCGTCCAGGACCTCGCGCACCTTGGCGCGCACGTCGTCGGTGGCCAGGCCGCGGATGGTGAGCGTGGTGCGGCGGCGCAGCACGTCGTCCGCCGTCTCGGCCCACTCCTGGTCGCGGGCCCAGACGACCTGCGCCCAGATCTCCGGGGCGTCCGGGTGGACCCGCTCGGCCAGCTCGGGGTGCTCGTTGGCGAGGCGGGCGATGTCGAAGGCGAGCGAGCCGTAGTGCGTGGCCAGATGGCGGGCGGTGTCGGCGCCCATGCGCGGACCGGGCGCCGGACGGTCCACCAGCAGCCGGTGCTCGACCGCGCGCGGGTTGGCGACACCGGGCAGCGGCAGCCGCTTGGGCAGCTCCGACACCGGCTCGAAGTCGTCACCGAGCGGCCGGCCCGGCAGCTCCTCCAGCTTCTTCAGCACGGTGCGCCCGATGTGCCGGAACGTGGTCCACTTGCCGCCGGCCACCGACAGCATGCCGCCCGGACCCTCGGTGACCACGGTCTCCCGCTTCGCCTTCGCGGTGTCACCGGGACCGCCCGGCAGCACCCGCAGCCCGGCGAAGGAGTAGGTGATCAGATCCCGCTGGAGCTGCTGGTCCCGCACGGAGAACGCGGCCTCGTCCAGGATCTGGGATATGTCCGCCTCGGTGACGGACACGTCGGCCGGATCGCCCTCGTACACCTCGTCGGTGGTGCCGAGCAGCAGCATGTCCTCCCAGGGCAGGGCGAACGTGATGCGGTACTTGTCGATCGGGGTGGCCAGCGCCGCCTTCCAGGGGGCGGTGCGCTTCAGGACCAGGTGCGCGCCCTTGGACAGACGGATCGAGGGGGCCGCGTGCGGGTCCTCCATCCGGCGCAGGTGGTCCACCCAGGGTCCGGTCGCGTTCAGCACCAGGCGGGCGTTGACGCCGAACTCCTCCCCGGTGAGCCGGTCCTTCAGCTCGGCGCCGGTGACCCGGCCGCGCGTGGTGCGCAGCCCGGTGACCTCGGCGTGGTTGAGGACGACCGCGCCCGCGTCGACGGCCGCGCGGACCGTCATCAGCGCCATGCGGGCGTCGTTCATCTGGTCGTCGCCGTACACGGCCACGGCCTTCAGGTTCTCGGTGCGCAGCTCGGGCACGTCCTGCGCGGCCTTCGAGGGCGAGAGCAGGTGGCCCACGCCGTCCCCGAACGCGGAGAGCGCCGAGTAGGCGAAGACGCCCGCGCCGAGCTTGGCCGCGCCGTGCGGGCCGCCCTTGTACACCGGGAGGTAGAAGGTGAGCGGGTTCGCCAGGTGGGGGGCCACCTGGCGGGACACCGCCCGCCGCTCGAAGTGGTTCTCCGCCACCAGCCGCACCGCGCCGGTCTGCAGGTAGCGCAGACCGCCGTGGAGCAGCTTGGACGAGGCGGAGGAGGTGGCGCCGGCGAAGTCACCGGCGTCGACCAGCGCCACCCTGAGCCCGGACTGCGCGGCGTGCCAGGCGGTGGAGATGCCCAGGATGCCGCCGCCGATCACAAGTAGGTCGTACGACGCCCCCGCGAGCTGCTCCCTGGTCTCGGCGCGGCTCGGGTTGGAGCCGGAGGCCGGGTGCGTGCCAAGGGCAGGTACGGACTTCAGGGTGGTGGGACTGGTCATGTCGGGTACTTAACTCCTCGTCGGAGCCGGACCTGGCGGCTGTGCCGGCCCGGTCAGCTCTCGTCCTGCCAGCCCATGGTCCGCTCGACGGCCTTGAGCCAGCTCTTGTACTCACGGTCGCGGGTCTCCGCGTCCATGCGGGGGGTCCACTCGGCGGCCCGGCGCCAGTTGGCGCGCAGCTCGTCGGTGCTGGACCAGAAGCCGACGGCGAGACCGGCGGCGTAGGCGGCGCCGAGACAGGTGGTCTCGGCGACCATCGGGCGCACCACGGGGGCGTCCAGCACGTCCGCGAGCTGCTGCATCAGCAGGTTGTTCGCGGTCATGCCGCCGTCCACCTTGAGCGTGGTCAGCTCGACCCCGGAGTCCTTCGTCATGGCGTCCGCGATCTCCCGCGTCTGCCAGGCGGTGGCCTCCAGGACGGCGCGCGCGAGGTGCGCCTTGGTGACGTACCGGGTCAGGCCCGCGATCACACCGCGCGCGTCGGAGCGCCAGTGCGGGGCGAACAGGCCGGAGAAGGCCGGTACGAAGTAGGCGCCGCCGTTGTCCTCGACCGAGAGCGCGAGCGTCTCGATCTCGGCGGCGGTGGAGATCAGGCCCATCTGGTCGCGCATCCACTGCACCAGCGAGCCGGTGACGGCGATGGAGCCCTCCAGGGCGTACACCGTCGGCTTGTCGCCGATCTTGTAGCCGACGGTGGTCAGCAGACCGGCGTAGGAGTTGATGATCTTCTCGCCGGTGTTCATCACCATGAAGGTGCCGGTGCCGTAGGTCGACTTGGTCTCGCCCTCGGAGAAGCAGGTCTGGCCGAACAGGGCCGCCTGCTGGTCGCCGAGCGCGGAGGCGACCGGGATGCCGCCGAGCAGGTCGCCCAGGCTGCCGCCGGTGATCTCGCCGTAGACCTCGGCGGAGGACCGGATCTCGGGCAGCATCTGCTCGGGGACGCCGATGGACTCGCAGATCTTGTCGTCCCACTGCATGGTGTGCAGGTTCATCAGCATGGTGCGCGAGGCGTTGGTGACGTCGGTGACGTGCTTGCCGCCGTCCACGCCGCCGGTCAGGTTCCAGATGACCCAGCTGTCCATGGTGCCGAAGAGGATGTCGCCCGCCTCGGCGCGCTCGCGCAGGCCCTCGACGTTGTCCAGCAGCCAGCGGGCCTTGGGCCCGGCGAAGTAGGAGGCCAGCGGGAGGCCGGTCTGGCGGCGGAAGCGGTCCTGGCCGACGTTGCGGCCCAGCTCCCGGCAGAGGGCGTCGGTGCGGGTGTCCTGCCAGACGATGGCGTTGTGGACGGGCTCACCGGTGTTCTTGTCCCACAGCACGGTCGTCTCGCGCTGGTTGGTGATGCCGATCGCCTTGATGTCGTCGCGGGTGATGCCGGCCTTGGCGATGGCGGAGGCGACGACCTCCTGGACGTTCGTCCAGATCTCGTTCGCGTCGTGCTCGACCCAGCCCGGCTTCGGAAGGATCTGCTCGTGCTCCTTCTGGTCCACCGAGACGATCCGGCCGTCCCGGTCGAAGACGATGCAGCGCGAGGAGGTGGTGCCCTGGTCGATGGCCGCGATGAAGGGGCCTGCGGTGTGGGCGTCGGTCACTGTGTGCTCCTGGGAGATCCGAGGTGAGGTGCGGTGCTTACGGCGCTTACTTGAATGATCGGTGCTTTTTGCGCAAATCGTTACTCATCAAGCAAAAGCGACGTTGTAGATGCCCGCAGCGATGGCGCCGCCGATCAGTGGACCGACGACCGGGACCCACGCGTAGCTCCAGTCCGAACCGCCCTTATTGGGCAGCGGCAGCAGGGCGTGCACGATGCGCGGGCCCAGGTCACGGGCCGGGTTGATCGCGTACCCCGTCGGACCGCCCAGCGACAGGCCGATCGAGACGACCACCAGGGCCGTGATCAGGGCGCCCACCGGGCCCAGACCGTTGCCCTCGTTGTTCAGGCCCTGCGTGAGGACCGCCAGCACCAGCACGATCGTTCCGATGATCTCCGTCAGGAGGTTCTGCACCGCGTTCCGGATCTCCGGACCGGTGGAGAAGATGCCCAGCACCGGGCCCGCGGCCGCTTCCTCGGCCTCGACCGCCTTGACCGTGTCCTGCGCACCGGGCCCGCCGACGATCTCCCGGTCGGTGAGGTGCGCGTGGAACTGGCCGAGATACGCCACCCAGACCAGCGTGGCGCCGATCATCGCGCCGAGCAACTGGCCGCCCCAGTACACGGGGAGGTTGCCGTAGTCGTGATCCTTGATCGCCAGTGCGAGGGTCACGGCCGGGTTGAGATGCGCGCCGGAGAGGGGCGCCGAGGTGTAGACGGCCGTCAGAACGGCAAAACCCCACCCGAAGGCGATGGCCAGCCATCCGGCGCCGCGCGCCTTGGACGCCTTCAGCGTCACGGCGGCACACACACCGCCGCCGAGCAGGATGAGTATGGCGGTACCTATGGTCTCGCCGATGAAGATGTCGGAGCTGGACACCCGCGACTCCTTTGTCCTTCGTCCAGGGGGAAGCCGGCCCTAGGCGCTGTCACACCCTAACGTGTAATACCGATAGGTGTTCGACAATGCCGACCGACGGACGGGAGTCTTGCTTTCGCCGCGCACACGCGTCAAGGGTTCCGGGGGCGAAAAAGAACGCTGAGGGCAGGATCGTTACGGACGGGGGCACAGCAGACCCACCCCCGCGTGCGGGGGGGCCGTATCCGAACGTCAGAAGCGGGCCGCGCCCAGGTCCCGTGACACCGCGCGGGCGCAGTCCCGCACCGCCGCGATCAGCTCCGGCCGCAGCTCGCCGTCCCGGCACAGCCGCTCGACCGCGCCCGCCATGCCCACCGCGCC is from Streptomyces seoulensis and encodes:
- a CDS encoding glycerol-3-phosphate dehydrogenase/oxidase encodes the protein MTSPTTLKSVPALGTHPASGSNPSRAETREQLAGASYDLLVIGGGILGISTAWHAAQSGLRVALVDAGDFAGATSSASSKLLHGGLRYLQTGAVRLVAENHFERRAVSRQVAPHLANPLTFYLPVYKGGPHGAAKLGAGVFAYSALSAFGDGVGHLLSPSKAAQDVPELRTENLKAVAVYGDDQMNDARMALMTVRAAVDAGAVVLNHAEVTGLRTTRGRVTGAELKDRLTGEEFGVNARLVLNATGPWVDHLRRMEDPHAAPSIRLSKGAHLVLKRTAPWKAALATPIDKYRITFALPWEDMLLLGTTDEVYEGDPADVSVTEADISQILDEAAFSVRDQQLQRDLITYSFAGLRVLPGGPGDTAKAKRETVVTEGPGGMLSVAGGKWTTFRHIGRTVLKKLEELPGRPLGDDFEPVSELPKRLPLPGVANPRAVEHRLLVDRPAPGPRMGADTARHLATHYGSLAFDIARLANEHPELAERVHPDAPEIWAQVVWARDQEWAETADDVLRRRTTLTIRGLATDDVRAKVREVLDGKRK
- the glpK gene encoding glycerol kinase GlpK, with the protein product MTDAHTAGPFIAAIDQGTTSSRCIVFDRDGRIVSVDQKEHEQILPKPGWVEHDANEIWTNVQEVVASAIAKAGITRDDIKAIGITNQRETTVLWDKNTGEPVHNAIVWQDTRTDALCRELGRNVGQDRFRRQTGLPLASYFAGPKARWLLDNVEGLRERAEAGDILFGTMDSWVIWNLTGGVDGGKHVTDVTNASRTMLMNLHTMQWDDKICESIGVPEQMLPEIRSSAEVYGEITGGSLGDLLGGIPVASALGDQQAALFGQTCFSEGETKSTYGTGTFMVMNTGEKIINSYAGLLTTVGYKIGDKPTVYALEGSIAVTGSLVQWMRDQMGLISTAAEIETLALSVEDNGGAYFVPAFSGLFAPHWRSDARGVIAGLTRYVTKAHLARAVLEATAWQTREIADAMTKDSGVELTTLKVDGGMTANNLLMQQLADVLDAPVVRPMVAETTCLGAAYAAGLAVGFWSSTDELRANWRRAAEWTPRMDAETRDREYKSWLKAVERTMGWQDES
- a CDS encoding MIP/aquaporin family protein is translated as MSSSDIFIGETIGTAILILLGGGVCAAVTLKASKARGAGWLAIAFGWGFAVLTAVYTSAPLSGAHLNPAVTLALAIKDHDYGNLPVYWGGQLLGAMIGATLVWVAYLGQFHAHLTDREIVGGPGAQDTVKAVEAEEAAAGPVLGIFSTGPEIRNAVQNLLTEIIGTIVLVLAVLTQGLNNEGNGLGPVGALITALVVVSIGLSLGGPTGYAINPARDLGPRIVHALLPLPNKGGSDWSYAWVPVVGPLIGGAIAAGIYNVAFA